One Triticum dicoccoides isolate Atlit2015 ecotype Zavitan chromosome 5B, WEW_v2.0, whole genome shotgun sequence genomic window carries:
- the LOC119305308 gene encoding uncharacterized protein LOC119305308 — MQAYPRCRAPETHGCVSRPPALPDFPRWGSTSTTPPHPGGALPPRCLGRLMTKPRKASDNLSSETSALSSEHTYAADNLVGGSNISWHVGVGFGGQASSNKQLQAKGV; from the exons ATGCAGGCCTACCCAAGGTGTCGCGCGCCAGAAACCCACGGCTGTGTCTCCCGCCCTCCGGCTCTTCCCGACTTCCCCCGGTGGGGCTCCACATCCACCACACCGCCTCATCCCGGTGGGGCTCTTCCACCGCGGTGCCTAGGCCGTTTAATGACAAAGCCCAG GAAAGCCAGTGACAATCTGTCGAGTGAAACCAGTGCACTGTCAAGCGAACATACCTATGCAGCTGACAATTTGGTCGGCGGCAGCAACATTTCTTGGCACGTGGGTGTTGGTTTTGGCGGGCAAGCAAGCAGCAACAAGCAGCTGCAGGCAAAAG GTGTTTGA